From the genome of Sphingobacterium sp. UGAL515B_05:
ATGCTAAAAAAGGACCATATTGAAATTCATTTTTTTGAATTCCAAGAACTTCCACCCGAAGAAAATTATGGTATGGTTTATATACGCACAGACGATATTGATTGTCTGTATCAATCTTTTCAAGAAAATAACGTTGAGATTCATCCGAATGGTAAACTTGAGATGAAGCCTTGGGGTCAGCGTGAGTTTTCGATTTTAGATCCCGACAGTAATCTACTAACTTTTGGCGCCGATGCTTAGACATCGAAAAGCCCACTAAAGATTGCTAAAACTCAGCGAAGATCCGTAGTGGGCTTGGTATTTTTTGTATGGGTACTTAGCCGAAAAGGTCTGAACTCAAATAACGATCACCTCGGTCACAGGCAATAAAGACAATAAGGCCTGCTTCGATTTCATTTGCAATTTTAAGTGCTCCGGCAAAAGCTCCGCCGGTACTCATTCCGGCAAAAACACCTTCGCGCTTGACAAGCTCGCGCGCAAACTCGGTTGCTTCCTGTTGGGATATATCGATGACACGATCTACCCTGCTCGGATCAAAAATCTTGGGCAGATACGCTTCGGGCCAACGCCGTATACCTGGTATCGAGGATTCCGGAGTAGGC
Proteins encoded in this window:
- a CDS encoding VOC family protein yields the protein MKLTAVHPKLPMRSKTITKNFYLHKLGFSLCGPVDYDGYLMLKKDHIEIHFFEFQELPPEENYGMVYIRTDDIDCLYQSFQENNVEIHPNGKLEMKPWGQREFSILDPDSNLLTFGADA